ATGTGCAACATTTTCTGTTGAGTGCACTTTGTGATATTAAGTATTTGGCTAGAAATCACAATGGCAATAGTTGCCATAGTTCTCAACTCGAgagtaaatctttaaaatataatcttaacatctgtgaaatattttattattttgttattttttaggCAACTACAATGCACACGTGAAGGATGAAGTCCATCCAACTTTTTGATTTTCTGCTCTTTATTAGCTCTCCAATCTGTTTCCAAGGATTCCCACAATAAACAGTACTGAATAGAATGTAATGAATATCGCCCCAAAATCTGCATCCTTTATCAGGTCGCAGTAAGCGAGAATATCACAATAATGGTTTATAAATAAAGAATAGTTGTTATAGTTAATATCTACATTGTCCTCCAACCACCACATTTTATCTGATGAATTCATAGCAGTTTTTACCATACGCATTttgtaataaaactgaaaaggttCGTATCGGCGCAGTTTTCTGCCGGCCACAAGGTGGTGCTAAATCAAGTAATAACCCTCCCCAGTACATGTCCTCCCTGGTTTCCTCAGGGAGGAAGAAACCAGGGAGGACAAGAAACTCTCCCTTTGTTGAGGTTTTATTGCTGGTTTCTTGGAAGTTTTTTTCCCCTGAAAGGCCATTTCCTGTCACTCTACCCTGTAGGGGTTTGGATTCATCCCTAGATGAAAGCTGGAAACTGATGGAGatgtaaatatttcaaatcTTCACAAGGAAGTATGAGAATTTATTGTTTGTAGAGTCATacactttttatttacaaattatacCTTTAAAAGACATTCATGGCATAATGGGATATCATGATGGTGAGTGCATGTTTTCCCCCAtaagagaaataaatttaaaacagtttcacTGTTATCTCAGCACTGTATATTTTTACTAAAAGACATAGTAATGGCATACCATTGAGGTACAAAGCCCATCGGATTTATTATACTAATATCTTAAAATAAACTAGCTAAACACCTCCCTCACACACACTCAGTTCTTAACTACTAATGCACctaaaaataatcattttgaGCTGTGGGAATAACCAGGAGAAAGCCCATTCATCAGGGGAACAAATTCCTTATAGACAGAATGACCAACACAGCAAATAGAGCTTTATGAGATGACACTGCAAACTAAAATCCAAATTTAATTAACTTTGTTTTAGTATATTTGAGTATTACATTGGTTAAGATTACATCATCGGTTATGTATTGACCAAAGTCCATTAATGTAAATGTACATAGTTTTAGTTTTCCTTCAAACACTAAACACCATAATGAAGACACTAATTGACTTTTTCTATTAAAAAGTCAAACAgtaagaataataaaaacattaatatattttaacttCTCATTCTGTAACTCTCTTATGTTGAGGTCACACAACTACAAAGCAAAATATTTATCCTATGTTGCTTCAAACAACATGTAgagatttgttttacagaacTATTACACGTTCATTTTCTATTGATTAATTGTTGTTACTTCTGTACCTGCTAGATgtcaatttttatattttgttttcacatgTAGGTGGAATGTGTGTttgttaaaataacttttattaaTCGTGgctaccatttatttatttagataaaaATTGAATCAATGCAGCATTTATTTCTTGAGTATGATTCTATGGTAAGAGGAGTGCCTATCTTAAACCAGGACTGTCCAAAGGGCAGTCCAGGGACCATTTGCAGACTCTAGACAGGTTTTGTGTGGCCCCTGACGGCAATTCAAGAATGATCTAAATTTAGGCCACCAGCACGTGTGGTTGATGCAGAttgagtcttttttttaaatagagcaACATTAttgcaaacaaattaaaatcctcttaaaatggaaaatattaaatgcaacaataaattttaatcttttaataaCCGCcattgttgtatttatttttcattttattgtaggAAATGGGACCACCTCTATCCAGTGAAAAAAGGAGACTTCGGTGCACtcaaatctgcttttaattaatttattaaacctGGCTAATAATTTCATAAtttgcaattgttttttttttttttgaaagattTACCTGAATTCTGTttgttagttgttttttttgctggGAATAcactaatttaataaaaaaatattcttttcaaCTTTACTTTTCATCCTAAAAATATTTGGACTGGGTGAGTAAGAATCTGTGTGATTCTGTTTTTGGCCTTTGTGAGTTCTGTTTTGCTACAGAGGATTTTTGTTGGATTCCTTGAATCTGTCCTGCCACTGAAACTATTTAAGGGGGCTCATTTACTCGACTGTTTAAGGGGTGGATCCTTGCGCGATCCAGCCAgtagcgttttattaattcactgttgttaATTgtggagaatatctctcctttctctgtctttccaccatcttaCCTGTTTAAGACAttcttaggctcactaaaagtcctcctgactactcttaacatttccttacgttaggagctctcttaaggcctaagatgcttcgTGAAAAACTTTTACCATACCGTtatattcagaatcagaatcagaatcagaaaagctttattgccaagtacgtttttggacatacaaggaatttgttttggcgtagtcagtgcaatacaatacaaattgaacagtataaacatatcttgaatataatataaatatatgtgcacagttttaagtgagtgagagtaaatatagagcagtataagatgcaagagcaatacaacagtgcagatgatcattgtgcaagtatggcagtgcaagtaaagcaggagtctaTGAAAAACCTTGGGATTCTACAATTTTCCTAAGAATTACGTCATTgagagctacttttagtctaaGGATTCtctgtgaatacgggccctgatatttatttgattaaaatatcgcatgcttattttgtttagcaggtaaaaataatttccaatattttagtgatttttttctattttatatatatatttgtttggcccacaaataatttttatttgacaATTTTGTCCCACATGACAAAGTTTGGACACCATTTAAAAGCAACAAGGATTATGTGAGGAAATCTTACTGTGGGGATCAAACCACAGTTTGCTGTCCAACAAATCTCTTGCTGGTCCCATTACCTTTAGACAATGTAATATCAAGTATGGGGCCCCAAccacaaattcaattcagttttatttatatagcgccatttcacaacacatgtcgtctcaaggcacttcacaaaggatttggaatggtgcggggttgttggggaggttagaataaactagtgttagagtttggccattttagaatgggctatgtgtagggttactaagtaaaataataaactgatcaagtttgtccatgtagagcccactggtggccattgttatactaaaaaccaaaaggattgggggtacctctccctgtcagactgattattaccattggaaaagaaaaggggtcatacaggtagcagaaatggagggtgtgtttgcacctcaaccataacataggctaaacctgactcccccttactccaaccaacagggagggaagaaggcagaggtaaaaatagttggagagtgttgtttcctgttgcattgtgtgaaaggtgggtaactttaaaatgggctaactcaattcaatcgaatcatatagatttcaagtcaggtacatacattccaaattatcctaactatcgaacagtgcagtcagattcagtaaaagccacatttaattcaatacaaaaaaactttttttgcaaCACATGGATTGAGGGCCACAGGTGATTACTGTAATGTCAAGGTCATGGGTTTGGAGGTAGGACCAGAGCGCAgaacatggcgaggaggccGCATGATGAGTAAATAGAGGTTTAATGTAATGGAACAcagacttacaggcaggcaggcagagtacAGAGTACAGGCGGGTAATCCAAAAGCACAAGTTCGGGAGGCAAATAGAAAACAATCCACAAGGAGGAACTCGGGAAGATAACAAGGGAGTTAACGTGAGGAACTAGCAGGGAACAATGGAAACTAGAGAATTTGTAagcagagggaagtggagtgtgGACCATTGAGaaagggaggcaggtaatcagaagaATAATAAACAGGTGAGAGGACaagctgcagggaactgagggagatGAGGTTGCTATGGCTACAGGTGCAAGGGAACACAGAGACCAGGTAAGAACTAGACTAATGACAAACTCAGGGAAGCAGATATAAGGAAAACTATaaccaaacataaaatataagaatCTGTAGAGTAAACAACTAACAAGAGTAATCTGAGGGCATGAGGAAAACCTAGCTGgataaagtaaacaaactcaGAACACCAAGTGACAGACTGAAACTAATGAGACCAGACAGAGAACATAAACATGGGACTAACCAAAAGAGAACTATACTAAATAACAAACCTGGGGAAAAACTAGATCTAAAGGGAACTTAACAGAAGTAACTGCTAATCAGAAAGGAACAGAAAAACCAGCCTTGTCCACCACTACTCTGGAACTATTTAACATGCAGGCCCTCACTAATAAATATCTTCTTATTCATGACCATACCTTTGACAGAGCACTGGACATTATGTACCTGGTCGAAACCTGGCATAAAACAGGGGGAAACTTTGTACTCAATGAAGCCTGTCCAAACAGTTAAAGCTACTTTGAGAAGGCCATCAGTACTGGGCAGGGGGGTGGTTTAGCCATTATTTTTCAGTCTGAACTGAAATTTACCCTAGTCCCACTGCCCAGTTTTACCTCCATGGAATGTCTGGCCTTCAAATCCAAATCTCCTCATTCCATGTCAGTGCTTCTTTTGTACCACCTGCCCAAACCACACCCTTCATTTCTCCCAGAAATACATGAATTACTCACTTCACTTTGCTCCATGTCAACTAACATTGTCATTGTTGGTGATGCAAATATTCATTTTGACAACCCCTCTTGCCATCTCGCTAAAGACTTTCTGAGTCTGCTGGACTGTCTTGGTCTCCAACAATTTGTGAAGATACCAACACACACTAGGGGTCATACATTAGACCTGGTCATCATTGAAAAAGCTTCCATCAACAACTTGGAAGTCCATGATCTTAGTGTTTCTGACCATTTGGTGATATTGATGGCCTTCACATCTTCGCTACCAGCTGTGAGACAGAAAGGTAAAATACCTTTCTGCAGCTGGAGACACATTGACCTTGACCACTGACCTCCAATGTATCCCCTTCATCACATTCCTGCAACAACTCCTCCCTGAGCCCTATTTTGACCTCCATGACCCTATTAGGTCACGTGAGGTCAGTTTTGAAAGCTCTGCACCCTGGTTAACTAAGGAGCTGCGCCAGATGAAAACGGCCAGTCAAGTCCTGGAACGTCATTATAGACAGTCTGGACTCACAGTGTACAAACTTGCTTTCCTTGATCATCAAAAGGCTTACGCCAAACTGCTAAAAGATGTGCACTCTAAATTCTATTCCAAGCACAAGCAGCTTTTCTCAACAATAAACTCTGTTAAAGCCACAGGTGTCTTGCATCAATACAACAACTGAGGAGCAATCCAACCATCCTATTTACTTTTTCAGAGTAAAAGTTAGCAAGATCTGCTCCTCCTTAACAGGTTCCTCTTCTGTGTCTTCCCCTGCCCCTTGGAACCTTCATCTAGGACTCTGTCATCCTGCCCAATGTTCACTGAGGTCCGACGCAACCACATTGCAGCCAATGAAAGCTTCATCATTCATCCCATTCCAACGGCTTTGTTGAAATTGCTAACTTCCATTGTTAGTCCAGTCATCACCCACTTTGTTAATCTCCATCTTCAATCTGCATGAGTTTCAACTGTGCTGAAAGCAGCCATCATCTGCCCTGTACTCAAAAAGCCTAGTCTGGATCCAGATGACCTTGCAAACTATAGGCCTATTTCCAACCTTGCTTTGTTGTCCAAGGTTCTCAAGAAAGTTGTTTCCTCCCAGCTCCAACTCCATCTGAAGAAACACAACttatttgaaaagttccagtCAGGTTTTCGCTCAGGACATAGCACAGAAACAGTTTTGCTTAGGGTGACAAATGACTTGTTGATGGCAGCTGATGTTGGGTCACCATCTCTCCTCATTCTCATCTATCTGTCAGCTGCTTTTGATACAGTGGACCATGCTATCCTCCTGGACCGCCTCCGTAACACTGCCGGACTGTCAGGCAGCACTTTAGCATGGTTCAAATCATACCTCTCTGACAGAACGGAATATGTTTTGTAGGAATCATGTAAGTCCAGACCCCTCCCTGTTACGTGTGGTGTCCCCCAAAGATCAGTCTTGGGTCCCCTGCTTTTTGTCACCTACATGATTCCACTTGGTTGTGTCATCAGCGGACACAATCTGTCATTCCACTGCTACGCTGATGACACACAACTATACGTCAGAACTGCTCCCATCCCCTTCATAGCCCTGTCACTTGTTGCTGCCTGTCTTGAGGAGATTAAGGACTGGATGAACAACAACTTTCTTCAGCTCAACAGTAGTAAAACTGAGGCACTACCATTTGGCACAACTTACCAGATCACCAATTCCCCAATGTCCCAGCTCTCCTTTGACAGCCAGGTCATTACTCTCTCCCCCTCAGTAACTAACCTAGGTGTCAGGTTTGAACAACAACTCACCTTTGACAATCACTTAAAGAATGTATCAAAGACCTAATTCCACCACCTTCACAACATCTCCAAGATCCGCTTACTTCTTTCCAGCTCTGACGCAGAAAAACCTATCCATGTCTTTGTTTCCTCCAGACTGGATTACTGCAATGGACTTTTTTATGGGGATCTCCTCCAAAAACATTCACAAATTATAGTATATTCAGAACAGTGCCGTAAAAGTCCTCATGCAAGTACGCAGGTACGAGCATATCACACCCTTCCTATACTCCCTTCACTGGCTCCCAGTCCCATTTTGAATCCaatacaaaattattttgctCACCCATAGATGCATCAACGCCCACATTCCATCTTATCTACAGGAACTCATTCTACTCCAAACCTCCACCCACACCTTCAGGTCGTCCAGcgtccagctcctccaggtcctCTCTACCTGGCTCAGAACCATGGGGGTCACAGCCTTTTGTTCTGCTGCACCCCGGGTCCCTCCAGCACTTAGAGAAGTGCAGAGTCTGGATTCTTTTAAAGATGGACTTAAGACAATCCTGTTTAGGAAAGCTGCTAAATACTTATTGCACTCTATTGTTGttatgttcttctgttttaattgTAGCACTGTGAGATTCTTTGGAATGAAAagtgcattataaataaaatgtattattattattattattaaaaagccATCACAGACACAAACAATGCTCAGTGCAAAACACTTAAACTATTTgatgcttttttaatttttgtgaagTTATGGTATGGtttctaaaaacattaattagtaaataaatgtCTCATAGTTGTAGTACTGAAAtgtaaagaacaaaaacacttttgataaattgtgaaataaaaaaatcactgaAGATATCAGAGTTCTTCATATTACAAGGTTGTCTGGTAGCCAGAAAATCCCTAGACATGAGagtcagacaaaataaaaatggtatTGAGGGAATACTATTTTCCCATTTAGCTGCTGTACACTGGTAATCTTATAACATGTTAGAAAACTGCACTCTCTGAtgtcttcttccacatgttcagCACCTGACACCGAAACTTAACATCTACAAGAATAAACAGAATGGGATTTAGGCAACAGTGGAAGACACCCAAAGCAAATGTTACAGTTAAAACTATGTCCAGAGCTGTTCTTGCGCAACCTGGTCCAGCACTGGTGATTGGTTTAAATGTGTCCACCATGAGTGTGATGTTAAATGGTGTCCAGCAGAGAAAGAAAACTGCCACAACAGCTGTTATGGTTTTGaaagctctctgtttttggagGCCTTTGGGGAAACACCACAGTTTACACAGAATGGAGGAATAGCAGAAGATCAGGACAACTGAAGGAAGCACAAATCCAAATGTGTGGAACAGCCCTCGAGCTACCATTTTATGGGTTTGGGCATCCAagtcaaatatgtaaaaattgcGAATGCACTCAAATTTATTTTCTCGTCTTTCATTTCGTGCATCTTCTAAAAAGACCCAGTCAGGGATGGAGAAGAGCAGGGAAAAGATCCAAACCACCACACAGCAGGCATGAACCACCCAGGGCTTCTTCGGCATGAACATCTT
This genomic stretch from Girardinichthys multiradiatus isolate DD_20200921_A chromosome 3, DD_fGirMul_XY1, whole genome shotgun sequence harbors:
- the LOC124866136 gene encoding C-X-C chemokine receptor type 3-like, which translates into the protein MGAAVNSSEEHSWWGTMMDDLGLNYDNYSFDEYYGYEEGDICDPEEGVKLGEEFIPILYSVTFIVGILGNGLLLGVLIKRRKIWSVTDTFILHLAVADILLLVTLPFWVAQSASGWLFGTLLCKITGSVFTINFYCGIFLLAFICMDWYLFIVHSTKMFMPKKPWVVHACCVVVWIFSLLFSIPDWVFLEDARNERRENKFECIRNFYIFDLDAQTHKMVARGLFHTFGFVLPSVVLIFCYSSILCKLWCFPKGLQKQRAFKTITAVVAVFFLCWTPFNITLMVDTFKPITSAGPGCARTALDIVLTVTFALGVFHCCLNPILFILVDVKFRCQVLNMWKKTSESAVF